One genomic window of Anaerolineae bacterium includes the following:
- a CDS encoding Glucose-6-phosphate isomerase, archaeal II, with translation MIFDDLTIYPQYDQQNMLWHLQHLAEQLRNGWKLGLNQELPNTASIKHIIVVGVGGSAIGADLVQNYVSNRLSIPFSLVRDYEIPAWASGPSILVTGSSHSGNTEEVLIALENAHKRGCTLLGISTGGELAHLAEKYHFPLWKYDYLGQPRAAVGYSFSLILALLYRLNAIADPTTDIESAIQAMSVIQKKLDPQTPTVQNPAKRMAGQLIGRMVSVFGAGFLAPVARRWKTQINELAKAWAQSEEIPEANHNLLTGTQNPEALLSQIVALFLRSRFLHPRHQMRIEMTKREFMLQGLGTDFIDAEGDTPLAHLWTTLLLGDYIAYYLAIAYGVDPTPIDILESFKSELAKIPISTV, from the coding sequence ATGATCTTTGATGATCTAACCATCTATCCTCAATACGATCAACAAAATATGCTTTGGCATCTCCAACACCTCGCTGAGCAGTTGAGAAACGGTTGGAAGCTGGGGCTGAATCAGGAGTTACCTAATACAGCCTCCATAAAGCATATCATCGTCGTTGGCGTAGGAGGCTCAGCAATCGGAGCTGACTTAGTTCAAAATTATGTAAGTAATCGCCTTTCCATTCCATTTTCCCTGGTTCGGGATTACGAAATTCCAGCCTGGGCAAGCGGTCCTTCGATCCTGGTGACAGGATCTTCGCATTCCGGCAACACAGAAGAAGTCCTGATCGCCCTGGAAAATGCCCATAAACGTGGTTGCACATTACTGGGAATCTCAACCGGAGGGGAGCTTGCCCACCTTGCTGAGAAATACCACTTCCCGCTTTGGAAATATGATTACCTGGGACAGCCGAGGGCAGCGGTCGGCTATTCTTTCAGCCTGATCCTCGCCCTGCTGTATCGCCTAAATGCAATAGCTGATCCAACCACAGATATTGAAAGTGCTATCCAGGCAATGTCGGTTATTCAAAAGAAACTCGACCCTCAAACGCCGACAGTGCAAAACCCTGCTAAAAGGATGGCTGGGCAGTTGATTGGCAGAATGGTCTCTGTCTTTGGGGCTGGATTCCTCGCCCCGGTAGCGCGCCGCTGGAAAACACAAATCAACGAGCTTGCCAAAGCGTGGGCGCAATCCGAGGAAATTCCCGAAGCAAACCATAACCTCTTAACTGGCACCCAAAACCCTGAGGCGTTGTTGAGCCAAATCGTTGCCCTATTTCTGCGTTCTCGCTTCCTGCATCCTCGCCATCAAATGCGAATAGAAATGACCAAACGGGAGTTTATGTTGCAGGGGTTAGGCACAGATTTCATTGACGCTGAAGGGGACACTCCCCTCGCCCACCTATGGACAACGCTATTACTTGGCGATTATATCGCCTATTATCTGGCAATAGCTTACGGTGTCGATCCCACGCCGATCGATATCCTCGAAAGTTTCAAAAGCGAACTGGCAAAAATCCCTATCTCAACAGTCTAG
- a CDS encoding rRNA small subunit methyltransferase I, with amino-acid sequence MSTLYLVATPIGNLADITLRAIEILKNVSLIAAEDTRVTQKLLNHYHIHNRLISLYDQNESRRIPILLEALQKGDVALVSDSGTPGLNDPGFELVNAAIASGHRISPIPGPCAPIAALVASGLPTDHFLYLGFLPRKINERKQTLEKIISLPYTLVILEAPHRLLKTLTFLYQILGNRKLVIARELTKLYEEFWRGDLAQAVDTFSAEAPRGEITLLIEGAPQSPQLWDEARLLEAIRLHLKAGTNLKALANLLAGESGWQSREIYRRAIKLKSNS; translated from the coding sequence ATGAGCACCCTTTATCTGGTAGCGACTCCTATTGGCAATCTGGCAGATATTACGTTGCGAGCCATAGAAATCCTGAAAAATGTGTCATTGATTGCAGCCGAAGACACTCGCGTCACCCAAAAACTGCTTAACCATTACCACATCCACAATCGGTTGATCAGCCTGTATGATCAAAACGAAAGCCGTCGTATTCCTATCTTGCTTGAAGCCCTGCAAAAGGGAGACGTGGCTCTGGTTTCGGATAGTGGCACACCAGGACTCAACGATCCGGGTTTTGAACTGGTCAACGCCGCTATCGCTTCTGGACACCGTATCAGCCCAATTCCTGGACCCTGCGCGCCAATCGCTGCCCTGGTTGCTTCTGGTCTGCCGACTGACCATTTCCTTTACTTGGGCTTTCTACCCAGAAAGATAAACGAGCGCAAACAAACCCTTGAAAAAATCATTTCCTTACCTTATACCCTGGTAATTTTAGAAGCTCCTCACCGCCTGCTGAAAACTCTAACCTTCCTGTATCAAATTCTAGGCAACCGAAAGCTGGTCATTGCGCGTGAGCTAACCAAGCTTTATGAGGAATTTTGGCGAGGCGACCTCGCCCAGGCCGTGGATACTTTCTCTGCCGAAGCGCCACGGGGCGAGATTACCCTCCTCATTGAAGGTGCACCGCAATCCCCTCAACTTTGGGATGAAGCACGTCTGCTGGAAGCGATCCGTTTACACTTGAAAGCAGGGACGAACCTCAAAGCGCTGGCTAATCTTTTAGCAGGTGAATCCGGCTGGCAAAGCCGCGAGATTTATCGCAGAGCTATAAAACTCAAATCCAATTCATAA
- a CDS encoding Membrane-associated phospholipid phosphatase, producing the protein MKRWVEWDAQISEKLRIDNSHNWLKKGAAIFAHSGDSWFWLSGLVLVGVLIPSLRRLAILYGGTILILAGLVLAIKFSVRRQRPQGEWGAIYRRTDPHSFPSGHAARATLLAVLGIGLGPPIWGGVLVIWAPLVSLSRVALGLHYLSDVLVGALLGALVGVLSLWWFG; encoded by the coding sequence ATGAAACGGTGGGTGGAATGGGATGCGCAAATCAGCGAAAAACTGCGCATAGACAATAGCCATAACTGGTTAAAAAAGGGAGCGGCGATCTTTGCTCATTCGGGAGATTCATGGTTTTGGCTGTCAGGGTTGGTTCTGGTCGGAGTCTTGATTCCTTCACTACGGCGTCTGGCTATTCTGTATGGTGGCACGATCTTGATTCTGGCTGGTTTGGTTCTGGCGATCAAGTTCTCGGTCCGACGTCAAAGGCCGCAAGGGGAGTGGGGCGCAATCTATCGGCGTACCGATCCGCATTCATTCCCTTCCGGTCATGCGGCGCGGGCGACCCTCCTGGCGGTTTTGGGTATCGGATTAGGACCGCCAATTTGGGGAGGTGTGTTGGTTATCTGGGCACCTCTGGTTAGTCTCTCGCGGGTGGCTTTAGGCCTTCATTATCTGTCGGATGTTCTGGTTGGGGCGTTGTTGGGGGCATTGGTCGGAGTCTTGAGCTTATGGTGGTTTGGCTAG
- a CDS encoding Glycosyltransferase codes for MKILLIHQAFAALNEPGGTRHHELARFFAEQGHQVMVITSPINYMTGAEQSVEKVEQMKLGEGEVMILRVPVYRAFHRSFIHRTLSFMSFMVTSLWYAFKLPSPDVVWGTSPPIFQVITAWLVAKLKRKPLLFEVRDLWPAFAVQVGVLRNRFLIAASEWLERFLLRQADQVVVNSPGFVAHVSQRGAKSVAIVPNGSDVDLFSIREGGDHFRRAYGLEDKFVVLYAGAHGLSNDLDQVLAAAEELRTVAKIVFVLVGDGKEKPRLLQKAAELGLTNVLFLPPVAKTEMAKVIHGADVCLAILKPIPLYGTVYPNKVFDYMAAGKAVLLAIPGVIREVIEEHRAGVAVPPGDAHALAEAVLFLAQNLELVAEFGRNGQRAIEGHFNRKKLAAEFLALFENLAANS; via the coding sequence ATGAAAATCCTCTTGATCCATCAAGCCTTTGCTGCCTTGAACGAACCCGGCGGCACCCGCCATCATGAGCTGGCGCGCTTTTTTGCCGAGCAGGGTCATCAGGTGATGGTGATCACCAGTCCCATCAATTACATGACCGGTGCTGAACAATCGGTGGAGAAAGTCGAGCAAATGAAGCTTGGTGAGGGAGAGGTTATGATCCTGAGGGTACCGGTTTATCGGGCTTTTCACCGTAGCTTTATTCATCGCACCTTGAGTTTCATGAGCTTTATGGTCACTTCTCTCTGGTATGCCTTCAAACTACCGTCCCCCGATGTGGTCTGGGGAACTTCTCCTCCAATTTTTCAGGTGATCACTGCCTGGTTGGTCGCAAAATTAAAACGAAAACCACTCTTATTTGAAGTGCGAGATCTCTGGCCGGCTTTTGCGGTGCAGGTGGGCGTGTTACGAAATCGATTCCTGATCGCCGCGTCTGAATGGCTGGAACGATTTCTCCTTCGTCAAGCTGATCAGGTTGTGGTCAATTCGCCTGGATTTGTAGCGCACGTTAGCCAGCGAGGCGCGAAAAGCGTGGCGATCGTCCCCAATGGTTCCGACGTAGATTTATTTTCTATCCGGGAGGGTGGCGATCATTTTCGGCGAGCGTATGGGTTAGAGGACAAATTTGTGGTTTTATATGCTGGTGCGCATGGGCTATCCAACGATTTGGATCAGGTCCTGGCAGCGGCAGAAGAGCTACGCACCGTCGCAAAAATCGTTTTTGTTCTGGTAGGCGATGGCAAGGAAAAACCCAGATTACTGCAAAAGGCAGCCGAACTGGGTTTGACCAACGTCCTTTTTCTGCCTCCAGTGGCGAAGACAGAGATGGCGAAGGTGATTCATGGGGCGGATGTTTGTCTGGCGATCCTGAAACCAATTCCTCTTTACGGAACGGTTTATCCGAATAAGGTGTTTGATTATATGGCTGCCGGCAAAGCAGTCTTGCTGGCGATCCCGGGTGTGATTCGGGAGGTTATCGAAGAACATCGGGCAGGGGTGGCTGTTCCTCCTGGCGATGCGCATGCTCTGGCGGAAGCGGTGCTTTTCTTAGCCCAAAACCTTGAGCTGGTCGCCGAGTTTGGGCGCAATGGGCAAAGAGCAATTGAGGGACATTTCAACCGTAAAAAGCTGGCTGCGGAGTTTCTTGCTTTGTTTGAAAACTTAGCCGCTAATAGTTAA
- a CDS encoding membrane metalloprotease produces MLSFDLSTLLAHLFVLLTAFSVHEFAHAWTANYFGDPTPRMNGRLTLNPLAHLDPIGSLLLLVAGFGWAKPVPVNPYALQRKSSSAMMFVALAGPLSNLGMALLAAIPFRMGWVSLEEAIFAIQTRSSHLLPTLPQLLYVFIQINLLLMLFNLLPIAPLDGEKIAEYFFPPKWVQFLDAIRPYGPIILMAIVFLGVLGYIISPPLWFLMRILVG; encoded by the coding sequence ATGTTGAGTTTCGATCTTTCCACCCTGCTTGCACATCTATTTGTGTTACTAACTGCCTTTTCGGTACATGAGTTTGCTCATGCCTGGACAGCCAATTATTTCGGTGATCCGACGCCCAGGATGAACGGACGTTTGACACTCAATCCCTTAGCCCACCTTGATCCGATTGGCTCATTGCTTTTATTGGTAGCCGGCTTCGGTTGGGCAAAACCTGTGCCGGTGAATCCCTATGCTTTGCAACGGAAATCCTCTTCAGCGATGATGTTCGTGGCTCTGGCCGGGCCTCTCTCCAACCTGGGGATGGCTCTCCTGGCTGCGATTCCTTTTCGCATGGGATGGGTATCTCTGGAAGAAGCCATTTTCGCTATCCAGACGCGTTCAAGTCATCTTCTGCCAACCCTTCCGCAATTGCTATATGTTTTTATCCAGATCAACCTCTTACTGATGCTCTTTAACCTGTTGCCGATTGCTCCGCTGGATGGTGAGAAAATTGCAGAGTATTTCTTTCCGCCAAAGTGGGTGCAATTTTTGGATGCGATTCGACCCTATGGACCGATCATCTTAATGGCAATCGTCTTTTTGGGTGTTTTGGGTTATATTATCAGTCCGCCTCTATGGTTTCTCATGAGGATTCTGGTTGGTTAA
- a CDS encoding HD protein, with the protein MNWRYRFWQFWKTIWAKPTIEDRELVERFLTPPLVKLFEQLDPSEQAHAVRVCRNLIADGETNPLLLTAALLHDIGKICYRLQLWERVWIVLFGAIVRKMTGPLSLDEKALERAAWWERSLLVGKYHPSWGAALLRSNGVDEQIVWLVQYHQDAYRMDPTHPEAGWLKKLVQADQRC; encoded by the coding sequence GTGAATTGGCGTTATCGTTTTTGGCAATTTTGGAAAACTATTTGGGCAAAGCCAACTATTGAAGACCGGGAGCTTGTCGAGCGATTTCTAACTCCTCCGCTGGTGAAACTGTTTGAGCAACTTGATCCGTCCGAACAAGCTCATGCGGTTAGGGTATGTCGAAATCTAATTGCTGACGGAGAAACGAATCCGCTTTTGCTCACCGCAGCTTTGCTTCATGATATTGGGAAAATTTGTTACCGGTTGCAATTATGGGAAAGAGTCTGGATTGTGCTCTTTGGTGCGATTGTCAGGAAAATGACTGGACCATTGAGTCTGGATGAGAAAGCTTTGGAAAGAGCCGCGTGGTGGGAACGGTCTTTGTTGGTGGGCAAATATCATCCGTCTTGGGGAGCAGCGTTGTTACGTTCTAATGGAGTGGATGAACAGATTGTCTGGCTGGTGCAATACCATCAGGATGCCTATCGAATGGATCCAACCCATCCTGAGGCGGGTTGGTTGAAAAAATTAGTGCAGGCGGATCAGCGATGTTAA
- a CDS encoding Branched-chain amino acid aminotransferase — MSIPLHAYFRGKIVPYSEAKISVLTHGFNYGTAVFGGLRAYWNPEQEQLYLFRPLDHYERLLNSAKLLRMELNHTPQSLTQVTLELIRQENYRQDIYIRPIAYKADEVIGVRLHDLHDEIAIVAIPFERYLKNDTDAHLTFSSWRRIDDNAIPARGKISGAYINSAFTKTDAVLAGFDEALVLTEEGHVSEASAMNVFMVKNGILVTPPVTDNILEGITRRSVIEMAQKELKLTVQERSIDRTEIYLCEELFLTGSAAQIVAVTRVDHRPIGNGVMGPITASLRETFDKAIRGRLSDYRHWNTAVYTNVKIAQQN, encoded by the coding sequence ATGTCCATTCCTCTCCATGCATATTTTCGAGGCAAAATTGTCCCTTATTCGGAAGCCAAAATCAGTGTATTGACACACGGATTCAACTATGGAACAGCAGTTTTTGGAGGACTGCGCGCTTACTGGAACCCGGAACAAGAACAATTGTACCTGTTCAGACCGCTGGATCATTATGAAAGATTATTGAACTCTGCAAAACTGCTCCGCATGGAGTTAAACCATACTCCGCAAAGCCTGACGCAGGTCACACTTGAACTCATCCGACAGGAAAACTATCGCCAGGATATTTACATCCGCCCCATTGCCTACAAAGCAGACGAAGTGATTGGGGTAAGATTGCATGATTTACACGATGAAATCGCCATTGTAGCTATTCCTTTTGAGCGGTATCTCAAGAACGACACCGATGCCCATTTGACCTTCTCATCCTGGCGTCGCATTGACGACAATGCCATTCCGGCGCGGGGCAAGATCAGCGGGGCATATATCAATTCTGCCTTTACCAAGACGGATGCAGTCCTGGCTGGTTTTGATGAAGCGTTGGTACTTACCGAAGAAGGCCATGTATCCGAAGCCAGTGCAATGAATGTCTTTATGGTCAAAAATGGTATTCTGGTTACACCTCCGGTGACTGACAATATCCTTGAAGGGATTACCCGGCGATCGGTGATCGAAATGGCGCAGAAAGAATTGAAGTTAACCGTGCAGGAACGATCCATCGATCGAACAGAGATATATCTGTGTGAAGAATTATTCTTAACCGGTTCGGCAGCTCAAATTGTTGCCGTGACTCGAGTGGATCACCGCCCCATCGGAAATGGAGTGATGGGGCCAATCACAGCCTCGCTGCGTGAGACCTTTGACAAAGCGATTCGCGGCCGCCTTTCAGATTATCGCCACTGGAACACTGCTGTCTATACGAATGTAAAAATCGCTCAACAGAATTAA
- a CDS encoding Monogalactosyldiacylglycerol synthase yields the protein MILQPTNPEPARILFLFSDTGGGHRSAAEAIIEALQIQYGDAIQTEMVDIFKQYAPKPFDLLPELYPIMVRVPQAWGWGYYISNDSRRAKLIADSAWPLVRQNIRKLVKSHPSDLIVSVHPIANAPILRALGERRPPFITVVTDLVTTHAFWYHRRVDLCIVPTEEARQRAFLCGLREDQVMVIGLPVAQRFCQPPADKPTLRQKLGWPQDRPILLLVGGGEGMGPIERVALNIDRFPLPVFLVVVCGRNQKLKHSLESRQWKQMVKIYGFVKDMPDFMQAADILITKAGPGTITEAINASLPMLLYSRLPGQEDGNVSYVVSRGAGFWTPTDESLTRALHNWLENPESYQQAVQACKRIARPTAAMDIARIIFERLPTKPIVKPPLQT from the coding sequence ATGATACTTCAACCAACCAACCCTGAACCAGCCCGCATTCTTTTCCTTTTCTCCGACACCGGCGGAGGACACCGCAGCGCCGCAGAAGCCATCATCGAAGCGCTCCAGATTCAATATGGCGATGCCATTCAAACCGAAATGGTGGATATCTTCAAGCAATATGCCCCAAAGCCCTTTGACCTGTTACCAGAGCTATATCCGATTATGGTACGGGTGCCGCAAGCCTGGGGATGGGGATACTATATCAGCAACGATTCTCGCCGTGCGAAACTGATTGCCGATAGCGCATGGCCTCTGGTCCGCCAAAACATCCGCAAGTTAGTGAAATCCCATCCCAGCGATCTGATCGTATCCGTTCATCCGATCGCGAATGCGCCAATCCTCCGGGCACTCGGTGAACGTAGACCACCGTTCATCACCGTGGTCACCGATCTTGTCACCACCCATGCTTTCTGGTATCACCGACGAGTTGACTTGTGCATCGTCCCAACTGAAGAAGCTCGTCAAAGAGCATTTCTGTGTGGGTTGAGAGAGGATCAGGTGATGGTCATCGGTTTACCGGTCGCACAGCGCTTCTGTCAACCTCCTGCAGATAAACCAACGCTCCGTCAAAAATTGGGTTGGCCTCAAGACCGCCCCATCTTGCTACTGGTAGGGGGCGGCGAAGGCATGGGACCAATAGAACGCGTTGCTCTCAATATTGACCGCTTCCCCCTGCCGGTCTTTCTGGTGGTCGTCTGCGGTCGCAATCAAAAATTAAAACACTCCCTTGAATCAAGACAATGGAAACAAATGGTTAAGATTTATGGCTTTGTAAAGGATATGCCCGACTTCATGCAGGCAGCCGACATTCTTATCACCAAAGCCGGGCCTGGAACAATTACCGAAGCTATCAATGCCAGTTTACCGATGCTGTTATATTCACGCCTGCCAGGTCAAGAAGACGGCAACGTCTCGTATGTTGTTTCTCGCGGGGCTGGCTTTTGGACTCCTACCGATGAAAGCCTCACCCGAGCCTTGCATAACTGGCTGGAAAATCCAGAGAGTTATCAACAAGCTGTTCAGGCATGCAAGAGAATCGCCAGACCTACGGCAGCAATGGATATTGCTCGCATCATTTTCGAAAGATTGCCAACCAAACCGATTGTTAAACCACCTCTACAAACATGA
- a CDS encoding putative zinc-binding dehydrogenase — MKQIVQNLRTGKTQLIETPTPALKPGFLLVKTRASLVSAGTERMLVAFSGKSLVGKARSRPDLVRQLLNKARQEGILTTLEIAFNRLDQAMPLGYSSMGKIVAIGEGVSGFQIGQRVACGGGGYAVHAEFALVPKNLVAPVPDTVPDEAAAFATVGAIGMHAFRLTNAQVGERIAVIGMGLVGFMAALVARSAGCEVAAFELDPWRLNLCREMGFAATEPGQALELTPAFTDGKGFDAVIIAADTPSSQPVELAAAIARSRAKIVAAGAVGEELPRKPYYEKELFFVNSRSYGPGRYDPHYEEQGVDYPIDYVRWTEGRNLAAFVRLLEKQAIDVKPLITHRFPLDQAEAAYALISHKDGEPFLAVLFEYPDQEQEPTSKIDFPAVQKPVMHSESPLRIGVIGAGNFASMVMLPILKRTKGVELRGIASASGLAARHLGEKYHFHYVTSEAEQILQDQEINLVMILTRHHLHALQTAAALRNGKHVFCEKPLAICEADLHLVQGALGLTADQGGASQEAKEIPLLMVGFNRRFAPFVQQLKKFMTPRHQPALIHYRVNAGYIPRSHWVQDAHQGGGRLTGEVCHFLDTIVYLLEALPTKVWVKSLPDEQWYCEDNLVLNFSFPDGSIGVITYLANGDKAFPKERIEVFWGGKVAVMDDFRRLELVHAGQRRMERSWLRQDKGHAAELRAFVQAITQTGVPPIPYTHLLGVSQAILTAQRALHSGTEENISYPNLQ, encoded by the coding sequence ATGAAACAGATCGTTCAAAACCTGCGTACTGGCAAGACACAGTTAATTGAAACACCAACACCCGCCTTGAAACCTGGCTTTCTGTTGGTCAAAACCCGCGCCTCGCTTGTCTCTGCCGGAACAGAACGTATGTTGGTCGCCTTTAGCGGGAAGAGTCTGGTAGGCAAAGCTCGCTCTCGCCCTGATCTGGTGCGTCAACTGCTGAACAAAGCCAGACAGGAAGGGATATTGACAACCTTGGAGATAGCTTTTAACCGCCTGGATCAAGCCATGCCTCTGGGATATTCTTCGATGGGAAAGATAGTAGCTATCGGTGAAGGTGTTAGCGGCTTTCAGATCGGGCAACGCGTTGCCTGTGGTGGCGGTGGTTATGCGGTTCATGCTGAATTTGCTCTGGTGCCTAAAAATTTAGTCGCACCGGTGCCTGATACAGTTCCCGATGAAGCAGCTGCATTTGCAACCGTTGGGGCGATTGGTATGCATGCCTTTCGACTTACCAATGCTCAGGTGGGTGAACGGATCGCAGTGATTGGGATGGGGTTGGTGGGTTTTATGGCCGCTCTGGTTGCTCGATCTGCTGGATGTGAGGTGGCGGCTTTTGAGCTTGATCCCTGGCGCTTAAACCTTTGCCGCGAGATGGGCTTTGCGGCTACCGAACCAGGTCAAGCCCTTGAATTAACTCCCGCCTTCACCGATGGTAAGGGATTTGACGCTGTCATTATTGCTGCGGATACGCCTTCCTCCCAACCGGTTGAGTTGGCAGCGGCTATTGCCCGTTCTCGGGCGAAAATTGTGGCAGCCGGCGCAGTCGGAGAAGAACTGCCGCGTAAACCCTATTACGAAAAAGAGCTTTTCTTTGTTAACTCCCGTTCTTATGGTCCGGGGCGTTACGATCCCCATTATGAAGAGCAGGGAGTTGATTACCCTATCGACTATGTGCGTTGGACGGAGGGACGTAACCTGGCTGCCTTTGTGCGGCTACTGGAGAAACAAGCCATTGATGTGAAACCTCTAATTACCCATCGTTTTCCACTTGACCAGGCAGAGGCTGCCTATGCCTTGATATCTCACAAAGATGGAGAGCCATTTTTAGCTGTCCTGTTCGAATATCCCGATCAAGAACAGGAACCAACCTCGAAGATTGATTTCCCCGCTGTGCAAAAGCCGGTAATGCATTCGGAATCGCCGCTGCGGATCGGCGTAATTGGAGCCGGCAATTTTGCCTCGATGGTCATGTTACCCATTCTCAAGCGCACAAAAGGGGTCGAATTGCGAGGCATTGCCTCAGCCAGCGGATTAGCGGCGCGGCACCTGGGGGAAAAATATCATTTCCACTATGTCACCAGTGAGGCTGAGCAAATTCTTCAGGACCAAGAGATTAATCTTGTCATGATCCTGACCCGTCATCATCTTCACGCTCTACAAACCGCGGCAGCTTTACGGAACGGAAAGCATGTCTTTTGTGAAAAACCGCTGGCAATTTGTGAAGCTGACCTTCACCTTGTCCAGGGAGCGCTCGGGTTAACAGCTGACCAGGGTGGCGCAAGTCAAGAGGCAAAAGAAATTCCCTTACTGATGGTAGGTTTCAATCGTCGTTTTGCACCATTTGTCCAGCAGTTAAAAAAGTTCATGACCCCAAGGCATCAACCGGCTTTGATCCACTATCGCGTCAACGCCGGATATATTCCCCGCTCCCATTGGGTGCAGGATGCTCACCAGGGAGGAGGGCGGTTAACAGGGGAAGTGTGTCACTTCCTGGATACGATCGTTTACCTTCTTGAAGCCTTACCGACCAAAGTTTGGGTGAAAAGTTTACCCGATGAGCAATGGTATTGTGAGGATAACCTGGTTTTGAATTTCAGTTTTCCGGACGGTTCGATTGGGGTGATCACTTATCTTGCAAACGGAGATAAAGCCTTCCCTAAAGAGCGCATTGAGGTCTTTTGGGGTGGGAAAGTGGCAGTGATGGACGATTTTCGACGTCTGGAACTGGTCCATGCCGGACAACGCCGCATGGAGCGCAGTTGGTTGCGCCAGGATAAGGGTCATGCTGCTGAATTGCGTGCTTTTGTACAGGCAATCACGCAGACAGGGGTGCCACCGATCCCATACACGCATCTCCTGGGTGTCAGCCAGGCGATCTTGACTGCTCAACGTGCCCTGCATTCAGGTACAGAAGAGAACATTTCCTACCCGAATTTGCAATGA
- a CDS encoding Carboxypeptidase G2, with amino-acid sequence MNNTSQKIQTYLENRLPEYLDILQQMVAINSFTANAEGVNELGKFTAEVFAQRGFRAEFVPSRQSGFGQHLFLYRQSASDPTGQPPATLALISHLDTVYSPEEEEKHNFFWRIEGRRAYGPGCVDIKGGTVMILMVLDALREAFPDEFARTNWIVAMNASEEALSEDFSQFCLERFPAHTRSCLVFEAGNIQDDTFKLVVARKGRAYFRVDVEGRSAHSGNNHQNGANAIVQLAHTIQQLAALTDYDRQLTLNIGVVHGGTVVNRVPHFAHAEAELRAFSPPVFEETIQKVLAVQKESRIFSQDGFACKVKVHLLERTSPWPENEATQRLFTVWQKTADRFGMKVAAEKRGGLSDGNFFWQHFPTLDGLGPAGNNAHCSERDPESGKDQEYVSIPSFIPKALLNTLAIHELIGQAQQ; translated from the coding sequence ATGAACAATACCTCACAAAAAATTCAAACCTACCTCGAAAATCGACTGCCTGAATATCTGGACATACTCCAGCAAATGGTAGCGATCAACAGCTTTACTGCAAATGCTGAGGGCGTGAATGAGCTGGGCAAGTTTACCGCTGAGGTATTTGCCCAACGTGGTTTTCGGGCAGAGTTTGTCCCATCCAGGCAAAGCGGATTTGGGCAACATTTGTTTCTCTATCGGCAATCGGCGTCTGACCCAACCGGCCAGCCTCCAGCAACCTTAGCGCTTATCTCTCATCTGGATACTGTATACTCTCCCGAGGAAGAAGAGAAACATAATTTCTTCTGGCGTATTGAAGGTCGACGCGCCTACGGGCCGGGTTGTGTGGATATCAAGGGTGGCACAGTAATGATCTTGATGGTTTTAGATGCACTTCGAGAGGCTTTTCCAGATGAGTTTGCGAGGACGAATTGGATTGTGGCAATGAACGCCAGCGAAGAAGCCCTTTCCGAAGATTTCAGTCAATTCTGTCTCGAACGATTTCCTGCTCACACGCGCTCTTGTCTGGTCTTTGAAGCTGGAAATATCCAGGACGATACCTTTAAGCTTGTGGTTGCCCGTAAGGGGCGGGCTTATTTTCGGGTTGATGTCGAAGGTCGCTCGGCGCATTCGGGGAATAATCATCAGAATGGCGCCAACGCAATTGTACAACTAGCGCATACCATTCAACAATTGGCTGCTTTGACCGATTACGACCGTCAATTAACGTTGAATATTGGCGTGGTGCATGGAGGAACAGTTGTCAACCGCGTGCCCCATTTTGCCCATGCCGAAGCAGAACTCAGAGCATTTTCGCCCCCGGTTTTTGAAGAGACGATTCAGAAGGTTTTGGCGGTGCAGAAAGAGAGCCGGATTTTCAGTCAGGATGGTTTTGCCTGCAAGGTCAAAGTTCATCTCCTGGAACGCACTTCCCCCTGGCCCGAGAATGAAGCTACCCAGCGATTGTTCACAGTCTGGCAGAAAACTGCCGACCGGTTCGGTATGAAGGTTGCTGCCGAAAAGCGTGGGGGCTTAAGCGATGGTAATTTCTTTTGGCAACACTTTCCTACTTTAGATGGCCTGGGACCTGCCGGCAACAACGCGCATTGCTCCGAGCGAGACCCAGAGTCCGGTAAGGATCAAGAATATGTTTCGATCCCTTCTTTTATACCTAAAGCTTTATTGAATACCCTGGCGATCCATGAATTGATCGGGCAAGCACAACAATGA